A region from the Aphelocoma coerulescens isolate FSJ_1873_10779 unplaced genomic scaffold, UR_Acoe_1.0 HiC_scaffold_251, whole genome shotgun sequence genome encodes:
- the LOC138101360 gene encoding golgin subfamily A member 6-like protein 6 has translation MSSSVLKPFWGEKPPTKNTPRAPPAVSECPATAGTCGACGRGATAGVSTPKFARNLGSDTEIWDRDIKIRDRDIKIWGWEHKIWDWDTKIWDREREIRDRDTEIWDRDIKIRDRDIKIWGREHKIWDWDTKIWDREREIRDRDTEIRGREREIRDRDIKIRGREREIWDREREIRDREREIRDRERKIWDRERKIRDRDIKIWGREREIWDRDTKIWDREREIRDRDTEIRGREREIWDREREIWDRDIRIWDREREIRDREREIRDRDIKIWGREREIWDRDTKIWGEFWADFGVNFR, from the exons ATGAGCAGCTCGGTGTTGAAGCCGTTCTGGGGGGAGAAGCCCCCCACCAAAAAcaccccccgggccccccccgcgGTCAGCGAGTGCCCGGCCACGGCCGGAACCTGCGGCGCCTGCGGGAGGGGGGCAACGGCGGGGGTCAGCACCCCGAAATTCG CGCGAAATTTGGGATCGGACACCGAAATTTGGGATCGGGACATCAAAATTCGGGATCGGGACATcaaaatttggggttgggagcACAAAATTTGGGATTGGGACACGAAAATTTGGGATCGGGAGCGCGAAATTCGGGATCGGGACACCGAAATTTGGGATCGGGACATCAAAATTCGGGATCGGGACATCAAAATTTGGGGTCGGGAGCACAAAATTTGGGATTGGGACACGAAAATTTGGGATCGGGAGCGCGAAATTCGGGATCGGGACACCGAAATTCGGGGTCGGGAGCGCGAAATTCGGGATCGGGACATCAAAATTCGGGGTCGGGAGCGCGAAATTTGGGATCGGGAGCGCGAAATTCGGGATCGGGAGCGCGAAATTCGGGATCGGGAGCGCAAAATTTGGGATCGGGAGCGCAAAATTCGGGATCGGGACATCAAAATTTGGGGTCGGGAGCGCGAAATTTGGGATCGGGACACGAAAATTTGGGATCGGGAGCGCGAAATTCGGGATCGGGACACCGAAATTCGGGGTCGGGAGCGCGAAATTTGGGATCGGGAGCGCGAAATTTGGGATCGGGACATCAGAATTTGGGATCGGGAGCGCGAAATTCGGGATCGGGAGCGTGAAATTCGGGATCGGGACATCAAAATTTGGGGTCGGGAGCGTGAAATTTGGGATCGGGACACGAAAATTTGGG gtgaattttgggccgattttggggtgaatttcaggtga